gcgatgttgttgaccgccgccgcggattgggagaaacaaacaaacaccctgtccgtcaggccgacaatctgcttctggaggcggtcggggggcagagGCTTTTcagatgttgccaagctgtcactccgatcgagactggccaatagagacgtgtcttacatctttcggcgtaggtcccgcccacgagattcagctcaacagcaagcaaagcttttggattcgcaagcaaaactttaggattcgcaaacaaagctttttgattcgcaaacaaaacttttggattcgcaaacaaaacttttggatttgcaaacaaaacttttgggtttgcaaacaaaacttttggattcccattaatatttttttatcacattaatttatcttgcaataaaacatttttttgattgcagtgtcgatagttttgctctcaaatctattttttgattgcagtgtggaaagttttgctctcaaacctattttttgattgcagtgtggaaagttttgctctcaaacctattatttttgattgcataataaagacacaaatctacctccatacatTTCTGAGCAGCAGTTTGAAAAAAAGGCAAAATTGCAAGAGAGCCAAACGATGACCGTCATGCGGGCGAAATCTGCATATTAGTGAACTTTAAAGAGATGGAGGCCGGTGCTCTTGTCATCCATCCCAAAAAGCATGATTTAATTTAGCAAATTGAGGAACTATTGAGGACCAAAACCTAGTTCCTCCCTcattgagccccccccccccccccccccccccccccccccctttcagaaAGAAGGCACTCTCCAGCAGGCTTCTGTCATGCTGAGTGGATAAATCTCAACACACAAACTAGACCAACATCAATGCTCTTGAGatgtgttttttatatatataacactGCAACAGCGATATGCTGCTGTACACTTCAAGTTGTTCAGGTTGTCACTGTGAGCGGAGGAAAGACGTTAATGTATGAATCTGTTTCAGGAGGAATACATGACTTCGCAACGGCGAAGTCTTTTGACAGTTTAATTATTTATCCTGCTGTCCGGGGGGCAAAGTATTTTGACTATTTGATTATGATCTCGGTGCCAGGGTTACTAATTCCTAGTTGCGCTAAAGTGTGGACacgctgccctctagtggtcactGAGGTGCGTGCTTCAGGAAATCGCAGCCGACCAAAAGCTGTCATCAAAAACGTATTTGGAGTCTACGGTGATGTTAATCTGAGCGATCGATGCGTCAATCAATGTAATGTGTTTATTAATGCGTCATTATCCTTCCTCTTGGAAACATACACccagcaaaaacaaaaaaaaaaaacgcacaaTGCAACCATTATCTTAactcccccctgctccttctccttggaACAATCCAGAAACCTGATCACTGTTTAGCGGACGGCAGGGAACCGGGCGACCAGGTAAATGAAGTATTTTCGTCATGGGGGGCAAGTGCTATTGTGTGACATGGGACGGTTGGGACGGGGGATGGGGGTCTCGATATTGATCAACAGGTGGTGATAGATCAGTGCTAGTGATACATTATGACCTCTCGAGGTCAGAGGGACACTGCGAGAATGGGAGGAAACCATCTTTCTGTTTTAGACTTTTCTCAGAGGGGCCTGTTGATTTTGTAGTAAAGGAAACCTGACCCATTAAATCCATTACAATTCTTCACTGAAAAGTTTTTTGTATCTTTATATGGGTTTCATTGGTACATTTcagttaaatatgttttttttaagttgtcATCACAGAAGTCAATAGCCAATAGTGATGTTTTATAAAACTTTATTTACAGTTGACACGTAAAAATGTACAAACAATGAGAAAAAAACGTTGAGATATTGAGTAGAAGGATTGAAAGTGGTATAGGCTACATGGCGTTAAGCAGCAGGTATTGAGTTAGGGCATCTTGCTGTAGGGTGACTACAGTTTCACCCCCTAACCTTAAAGACAACCCTAATAACTTGTCACTAGATCAGGAGTTCCTAACCTTTTCGACTCATGGCCCACTTTCCTATCTCTGTTTAAAAGTACGATATTTCGGAGCTCACCCAAAACCCAATAATCAAAAGTAGTGGAGGCTTACTACATTAACCTAACTATTAAAGTTATTTCCTGTTCTTGAAGTTTGTATGAGTTATTATGGAGAGCTTGTTGCAATTTTTAGAATTCTGAAttcagtgttgttgtttttcgatGTCCCCGTCGCTGCGCCCTGCCCCGTCACACATAGGCGTTACGTTCGAATCTCCGCGTCGAGTCCCGCTGAGCGCGCTGCGTCTCCGCGTGGAGTACTCTGCTTTCCACGGGGCGAGCGGTCGCAAATGACGCGCGCCTGCCGTAGGTGTACTCTGTTCTACTGGACAAAAGGAACAGGCGggaaaaataaaagaattgaagtgtgtgtatatgcatatatatatatatatatatatatataattgtgtgtgtatatggggcttcaatgtgtgtgtgtgtgtgtgtgtgtgtgtgtgtgtggtgtttgtgtgtgtgtgtgtggtgtgtgtgtgtgtgtgtgtgtgtgtgtgtgtgtgtgtgtgcgtgtgcgtgtgcgtgcgtgtgcgtgtgtgtgtgtgagtgtgtctctccttGTGGAcatggggctgtgtgtgtgtatatatatatataagtataaatatctttgtgtgtgtgtgtgtgtgtgtgtgtgtgtgtgtgtgtgtgtgtgtgtgtgtgtgtgtgtgtgtgtgtgtgcgcgtgtgtgtgtgtgtgtgtgtgtgtgtgtgtgtgtgtgtgtgttttgtgtgtgtgtgtatgtgtgtaaagtgtgtctctctttgtgtagCATGGTGGACATGgggctgtgcgtgtgtatatatatgtatgtatacgtgtgtgtgtatgtgttggtgtgagtgtgtgtgggtgtgtgtgtgtgtgtgtgtgtgtgtgtgtgtgtgtgtgtgtgtgtgtgtgtgtgtgtgtgtgtgtgtgtgtgtgtgtgtaagtgtgtgtgtgtgtgtaagtgtgtgtgtgtgtgggtgtacaccTTGTGGTGTCGCATGGTCGACAATAAATAGTGATTCAAATTGAGAGGAACGTACAAACAAGTGAAACCTTTGCCTTGACGAACTGCGCTGAGGATGTCCCGCTATCAAGCGTTAATATGCTATTTATAAATCAATGAAAGTACAAATATAATGAAATGGTTAAAATACTACTACTGGTATTAATTCTTTTAAATTCTACTTCCATAATTTTCTACCCTCACAGCAAACTGTGTTCTGTCCGCAGTGGTTCTCTTGCCCTCGCTGCCAAGGTGACATTCACATAGATAATTGAGGTCGTTATTTAactgaaacaaagaaaacagtCATGTCATAATggatattaaaaagaaaatcatgCTGTTCACCCCAGGAACCACGTCTCTCCTCGGGGTCAGAGTTGGTCTGGGGGTCACTGCACAGCTTTTCCCTGACTGGAACCACAGCGCTCTTTAAACAAAGGCCTGCCTCAAAGGGCAATAAGAGTGATTCCCTATATTGTATTCATGCAGTAAAATCTCCCAAGAATGACCCTTGAAACAATCCCAAGAGCCTTGGAGGGGACAAAAGGCTTAAACAAATATCATTAAAATCCTTATTTGAGTAATTTATTGTCCGATTGACTGATTGACCGATCTACTGATTAGTGATTGATTGAGCTTGCCTGACTGTGAAGCCTTCcgacagggacagacagaagaCCAGGCCTCCCAGGACACACAGCACGGAGCCGGCCCAGCCGATGAAGAGCGCGCCGCCCAGCTCAAACCTGCACAGGGACCACAGCCCAATGCATCATCACGCTAACGGCATCGCTAATGCTAATGGAAAACAGTGACGGTAATGACAATGatgattataataatgataatgatataatgtaatgtattttaaattaatgaatcacaacgaaaaaaaataataactaacTAAACAAATACAATCACGTTCAAAAAGAAGACACATAATAATTGGCAAATATTTACTTCTGTGCAATGAAGAGAGGATCAAAGAAGTCTGTGGTGATCCTGTGAGCGTAGATGGAGCAGGCGGTGATGCAACAGAGCCCTGGAACAAGAAAAATACTAACAAATGATCCACTAATTATTCAGCTCAAACCAGTTGGGGAACCAAACCATGGATGTGTTAATGCTATTGACTGCCATGAAAATGTTAAAGATGATGTTGATAAGACACTACAGGAGCTAAAGGTCATGTAtctatacgtgtgtatgtgtgtgggtttgtgtgtgtggaagactttgggtgtgtgtttgtgtaagtgtcagtgtgtgggtgggtgacttgggtatgtgtgtgtgtgtgtgtgtgtgtgtgtgtgttgtgtgtgtgtgtgtgggtgtctttatgtgtgtgtgtgtgtgtgtgtgtgtgtgtgtgtgtgtgtgtgtgtttgtgtgtgtgcatatgtgtgtctgtgtgtaatcatgtgtgtgtgtgtgtgtgtgtgtgtgtgtgtgtgtgtgtttgtgtgtgtgcatatgtgtgtctgtgtgtaatcttgtgtgtgtgtgtgtgtgagtgtgtgtgtgtgtgtgtgcatatgtgtgtctgtgtgtaatcatgtgtgtgtgtgtgtgtgtgtgtgtgtgtgtgtgtgtgtgtgtgtgtgtgtgtgtgtgtgtgtgtgtgtgtgtgtgtgtgtgtgtgtgtgtgtgtgtgcgtgtgagtgtgttagtgttaatgtgtgtgtattagtgtacTCTTGTGGGCGTGCATACATGCATGTTTATGGGggaatgcatgtgtatgtgtgcatgtgtgtgtgtatgtgtgcatgtgtgtgtgtatgtgtgcatgtgagtgtgttagtgtgaatgtgtatgtgtgtgtatatgtgtgtgtgtgtgtgtgtgtgtgtgtgtgtgtgtgtgtgtgtgtgtgtgtgtgtgtgtgtgtgtgtgtgtgtgtgtgtgtgtatgtgtgtgtgtgtgtgtgtttgtgtgagtgtgtttgtgtatgcatgtatgcatctgtgtgtgcataatgtgtgtgtattagtgtactcttgtgtgtgtgcatacatgcatgtttatgggggtatgcatgtgtatgtgtgcatgtgtgtgtgtatgtgtgcatgtgtgtgtgtgcatatgtgtgtgggcGCTAGTGAGGGGATCCCATGGACGCTGTTTTCACCGCAGAGCACAAACTGGAGTCCGGCCAGGGCGGTGAGCCGGGCCTTGGTGGGCTCGGAGCCCCCGATCCGCGTGCACTTCATGCCCACCAGCGCCAGCGAGCAGCCCAGGAAGCCCAGACACACGGACGCGATCATCAGACCCCGGCACAGCTGGATATAGgctgtggaaagagagagagggagagagagagcgagagcgagagcgagagagagagcgagagcgagagcgagagcgagagcgagagcgagagcgagagagagagagaggcagagagaggcagagagagagagagagggagagagagagagagagagagagagagagagagagagagagagagagagagagagagagagagagagagagagagagagaaagagagagagagagagggagagagagagatagagagagagagagcaagatttgGGGAATGAGGGGAGAGAGTAAGACAAGGACTGAAGagcaaaagtaaaataaactttattttagaagggggagagagagatcgagagagagagatgtcgtGCGTGGGAGATTTTGAAGGTCACTTCCTGTAACCACTGTGAACTGGGGGAGTTGGTAAATAAGGACCGTTTGACATTTTCACTTTTTTGGGGACCGGGGAAGATCCGGTGAACCTCGACTCTCCCTCGCGTTGAGCCTTTCTCAAATTGCGGCGAGCAGGTGAATTAGGGGCCACTTTGTGTCCGAGCAGCCGGGCTCGTTAGCGGGTAAGTTGTGCCCCTGCGCTGGCCTTGGGTGGATGTGGTGGCAGTTGGAGCGCCGCCACATTCCTCTTTACGAGCCGTATAGAGTTCCCCTTCCCTGGTTGTTTTCAATGGTGCTCATTCATCTGAGGAAAAACAACTGTCCGCCGTAGATCGACACGCAACGGGAACGCGCGCACCGAACGCATGGACacgtatgcacacgcacacacaggcccacgctGACACACATATCAGAACcaaattgttgttattgttattgtcttcCTGGTAGACAGCGTTTTATCTTGTGATTGATACTTCATCTAAAATATTATTGATCAATGACCTCCACAGCCGtcattgcacgcacacacacacacacacacacacacacacacacacacacacacacacacacacacacacacacacacacacacacacacacacacacacacacacacacacacacacacacacacacacacacttgtgctcACATGGTTGAGTGAACACTGCGTAGGCAACATGTTGTGTGATGACCGCGGGTTTGATTCCACTTGCTGAgaatccctctttctctttcaaaaCAATTTCCTGTCCGTCTACCTTTCCCATGTCCATGAAGGGATATTCATACATATTAATAAACGTTTACGCACAGAttgataacaaaaaaaacacattgtcaaGAGCATacgtgtgcacacactcacacacacacatctctcttgAAAGATCACACAAACTGGCCTTCTCtttaaacctctctctctcacacacacacacacacacacacacacacacacacacacacacacacacacacacacacacacacacacacacacacacacacacacacacacacacacacacaaagtgcacACTTTCCCTTGttgataaatcacacacacaacaacaacacaataacaAAAACTACCACCATttgacgcaacacacacacacacacacacagacacacacacaaacacaaacagacacgcacacacacacgtacaaacacacacacacacacgcaaagtgcACACTTTCCCCCCATCAAGGTAATAaatcacacaacaacacaacaacaacacttacaacacattaacaacatcaacaagcactctacaccacacacagacacacacacacaaacacacacacacacaaacacacacatacacactcaccgtCCAGGGCGAGCATGGAGGGAAATTCCTTACAGTTGGACACGCCAGTGGAGTCGGTCACACACGTCTTCCACAGGTTGGACCAGAAGGTTGCCGTAGTGATGACGGTGCCGTCCACAGAGGACACCTTCCAGTGGTCCATGGGCAGCGTGGAGGACACCAGGATCCAGCCCGACACGCTGAGGAGGAACGCCACGATCTCTGTCGCCATGtggcccatctctctctctgtctcctctaattctctctccctctctctctctctctctctctctctctctctctctctctctctctctctctctctctctctctctctctctctctctctctctctctcctctgaatttctatctctctctctcctctgtttctctctctctactctggTTCTATCActcccttcctttctttctccctctctctgtttctctatttctctctctttgtttcctctatctctctctctttgtttcctctctctctctctctctctctctctctctctctctctctctctctctctctctctctctctctctctctctctctctctctctctctctctctctctctctctctctctctctctctctctctctcccggtttctctatctcactctttcTCAGGTCAAATCTAAGTTATTAAATGGCCTGGGATATGTTTTATGCCAAAGCGCGTAAGTGATTGTAATGCTACAAAAGTAAAAGAGAAAATATCTGTAAATAATCAAAATCATCATTCTACATCATCCAAAAATGTAGAAATTAAAAGTAGTCCAttctgtgtgtccctctgtcgctgtctctcttatgtctctgtctctgtttctcactCTTACTCCTTGGTCAGCCTCAATGAAAATAATGGTCAAAGTCGGGACCTTGGATTTAGTTGAGAGGTAGACACTCTTTCTCCTTATCTCtcgatctttctctctctctctcactcgctctctcaaaCTTCGTCTGCTGAATTATctatgaatctctctctctctctctctctctctctctctctctctcgcgcactctcacacacacatgcttacacaaatgcttacaaacacacacgcacacacaaatacacacaccaaaacaggcacacacagacacaaacactctgCGTTTGTTCTAATCAGATATAACAATATGTACTCATTTCCAAGCCTTTGCTTTCAACTTTAGATTTCTGGATACTTTTGTATCTGTGCACTCAATGTATCTTCATTTGTCTCTTCTTTCTGTTGTCAAGGTTAACTCCTTTCTACCCTACTTAAGTTTGTTTCTATTTCAAATTGATTTCCTTGTTGTTTCTTATTTTCATGTTTTACTGCCAAGTGTATATGATGTTTTTAATGTATTAtctataataatgatgataattattattattattaatattaactaGTAGTTGTAGACAATGTGATCCAGATAGTAGCCATCTTGTCAAATTGCCTGATAGCAAAAGTCTCACAGAATATAGTAAATGTGgacacaaaacacacctacacaataatatttaaattattatttaaatgtttataaTTGAGTTGTGTATTATACTAATGCATTATTATAATTGTTTATAAAttgtgcttcttcttcttcttttctataataataatattgcggGATGGTGCAGTTACCAAAATCCTCTTACACCTAATTCTATAAGATGCATCTGCAGTAGAAACACAATTTTTAGCTTAACAGACTGATAAAGCAATACTGCCCCCAAGTGGCGGAATGTCTTGACGCTCGAATTAAAACAAATCGTGGGACATTAGAAAATTGATCtgttggagacacacacacacacacacacacacacacacacacacacacacacacacacacacacacacacacacacacacacacacacacacacacacacacacacacaaacaaagaccaaACTGTTCAAATAAGTTACAATATGTGTTAAGGTAGTCCTTGTTTATCTTTCGAACAATGTTGGTCTTTTCGGTTCACCTCCATTCAATTAAATTGAATTAGTGTAGCCCTTAATCAATTAAGAAAACactcccttaattagcaaggagAACAATCTTTAAGAAGGAACGTAGAGAGGCAGAGTCTCTCTTGGAGACTTTATCATCTTTGCAGCACTTGAACGTGTATATGAGTCAACATGTCGTACGGGTAACATCCAGCCACACGGACTGCAGAGATTTCAGAGGTTGTTGATAGGAAAATGCCAGGGTGGTGACTTAGGGCGTCTGCTAAGTGCTCTCTAGTAGCAGCTGCGGCTCTAGACCGTTTCCACCTGGGCCAGGACCAGTCCGCCCAATCACAGctctaccagcccccccccccccctctttctgagGAAAAACTGAAGaatgtatgccagtaccatcgtcttaaatttgatgcaagctactacagggagccagtggaggtcccggaagaggggggtcacatgggagaacttcggtaggttgaacacgaagcgcgctgccgcattctggatgcgctgcaaaggctTTATCgaagaggcaggaagtccagccaggagtgagttgcagtagtcaaggtgggagatgaccagtgattggactagaagctgagctgcttcccttgtgaggaagggccggattctgcggatgttgtaaagtgcaaatctgcaggatcgggcgaccgcagtgatgtttgcagtgcaggataactgattgtccaataccacaccaaGGTTTCTGGTGTTCCCAGATTGTGTCGTCCTCAGCTCCTCCGACAGgctcacccattcatgcacacaccgactgcggagtcaaccatgcaaggcgacagccagctcgtatTCTTTGTTTAAATTATGTATTTCTGTCACCTGGACTACTCTGTATCTTCATTCAAAGTTTGCTGCATAAATAAAATTGGATTTACCATTCGATATTGTGAAATGAGAATTACAAACGTATAATAAGCATTGAACCTACAGTGCAATAGGCCTTCATTAAATTATTCATCTGTATTTGTCACATTGGTGTTCCCAGATTGTGTCGTCCTCAGCTCCTCCGACAGGCTGCTCCAGAGGCGAGGACAAgggcgcaactgcctactttctggggggtatgcagacacttagcaggcacccccccccctctttgatctgggcacaaatttgacctaaaacacactctgatattgaatcaaaaaattcattttgagtgcaccaggacagatatccggtgttttttttagaggcagcctttctaagatgctctgccagtgtaacatcataccgtgctatAAGAGATCAAGGATACGCAGAAAATGTCCATTTCTAGGATTTCCTATCTGTGCATTTTGTCCctgtgaaaaagagtttcctcgacgcacaatgttgttggtaaaaacatatttttacttaaaaacagtcgagtcacttgcacaactcaaggcgccctccagtctagaactctggccctcttaaggagcaccagaaagggtgtggctcaattaatctatgagccacagctgcagactattacagggctaacagccagacaggaacacgtgaatcttttaaaacatgttaacacagtgaagatgccattcacatatTCACAGtccccctcagtggcaggtttctttctgcaaggaagagtatgcagtcgatcactcgagtcaacaggctctctgcaattcgctatcaatagttttacctAAGCGGGGtgccaattctttccacatcagataagcatttatgtggtaaccacttgtttcatggtgcttcagtatctttgaaagacactgccagttatTATACCCCACCACTCTAGTTTCACCAAAAAgcttacatgcaaaacaatagactCTGTTAGAACTGTACAGAGTACAGTAACCAATaagggtgggaaaaataatcgattcttcgatgcatcgtaatactgtgtagaacgattcagtctcgattcagatacgataataatctttttttttttttttgggattattattattattaatttattaaattttggattattaacggagttataaagtataaactttataactccgtttttactgggtctattgacataaaacaaagaattgcatagagattgaagtaaaacaaaataaccacaaacaagttcctttatttttcttgttatgatccgttatattgtaggctccattctaatcagtacacagttgcaagacaacagtaacctGTTGTTTTACAAGTAGTAGATGTAGCTAACCTGTATATTTACAAgcctcctcttgatacactgacataaaaacgaccttcccaatctttctttttctataTTGTGATTTGTGACCCCGAgggctttcttctctgcctctccatattGAGGTACGTGTCATCAGATGACAATACGGTTCAAATGAAGACACTCTGGCGCTCACCTCCAGGGCGTAGTCGAGGGGGCGGCCACTGGAGCgccgtgtggggaggagggggggagggaggcgaaggagcgggggggcgcCTTATCAGTGACGTTCCTCTGTTACTGATCATCATATCATGTACACAAACGCtgttaaatacagaaaatgccGACTGAAATAATTGTACTTCCAtcgctttggcgccccctctggttcgGCGCCCCTATGCGCCGCATATAGTGCATACCCACTTTTTGCGCCACTGGGCGAGGACCATAGACACTAAAGGCCGCCTCCCCGAAGGGCCCTGTCCTCAACCGGGGAACAACTAAGAGGGCAGAGCCAGGGGAGTCGACTGATCTAGAGGGAGCACACATCAGGAGCATGTCTGACAAGTATTCGGGCACTGATCCATTGTTTTGAACACCAAAAAGAGGATTTTAAAATCGATTCTAGAACTGACAGGCAACTGATGAAGGGTCCATAGGACAGGTGAAATTGGTGCTCTCCTTCTGGTCTTGGTCAGTACACTTAAATGGACTGTATTTATAAAGCACTTTACAGTATTGCCTgtcgttcacccattcatgcacacaccgactgcagagtcaaccatgcaaggcttCAGCCAGCTCGcctggagcagttagggttaggtgccttccTCAGGGACACtgcaacactcagctaggaggagccgg
The nucleotide sequence above comes from Gadus chalcogrammus isolate NIFS_2021 chromosome 4, NIFS_Gcha_1.0, whole genome shotgun sequence. Encoded proteins:
- the LOC130380961 gene encoding claudin-10-like codes for the protein MGHMATEIVAFLLSVSGWILVSSTLPMDHWKVSSVDGTVITTATFWSNLWKTCVTDSTGVSNCKEFPSMLALDAYIQLCRGLMIASVCLGFLGCSLALVGMKCTRIGGSEPTKARLTALAGLQFVLCGLCCITACSIYAHRITTDFFDPLFIAQKFELGGALFIGWAGSVLCVLGGLVFCLSLSEGFTVSRTEYTYGRRASFATARPVESRVLHAETQRAQRDSTRRFERNAYV